Proteins co-encoded in one Zalophus californianus isolate mZalCal1 chromosome 9, mZalCal1.pri.v2, whole genome shotgun sequence genomic window:
- the LOC118357352 gene encoding transcription initiation factor TFIID subunit 9-like: MESGKMASPKSMSKDAQMMAQILKDMGITEYEPRVINQMLEFAFRYVTTILDDAKIYSSHAKKATVDADDVRLAIQCRADQSFTSPPPRDFLLDIARQRNQTPLPLIKPYSDPRLPPDRYCLTAPNYRLKSLQKKASTSAGRITVPRLSVGSVTSRPSTPTLGTPTPQTMSVSTKVGTPMSLTGQRFTVQMPTSQSPTVKASIPATSAVQNVLINPSLIGSKNILITTNMVSSQNTANESSNALKRKREDDDDDDDGPVSVV; encoded by the coding sequence ATGGAGTCTGGCAAGATGGCTTCTCCCAAGAGCATGTCGAAAGATGCACAGATGATGGCACAAATCCTGAAGGATATGGGGATTACAGAATATGAGCCAAGAGTTATAAATCAGATGTTGGAGTTTGCCTTCCGATATGTGACCACAATTCTAGATGATGCAAAAATTTATTCAAGCCATGCTAAGAAAGCCACTGTTGATGCAGATGATGTGCGATTGGCCATCCAGTGTCGTGCTGATCAGTCTTTTACCTCTCCTCCCCCAAGAGATTTTTTATTAGATATTGCAAGGCAAAGAAATCAAACTCCTTTGCCATTAATCAAGCCATATTCAGACCCCAGGTTGCCACCTGATAGATACTGCTTGACTGCTCCAAACTATAGActtaaatctttacaaaaaaaggcATCTACTTCTGCGGGAAGAATAACAGTTCCACGGTTAAGTGTTGGTTCAGTTACTAGCAGACCAAGTACTCCCACACTTGGCACACCAACCCCACAAACCATGTCTGTATCAACTAAAGTAGGGACTCCAATGTCCCTCACAGGGCAAAGGTTTACAGTACAGATGCCCACTTCACAGTCCCCAACTGTAAAAGCATCAATTCCTGCAACATCCGCAGTTCAGAATGTTCTGATTAATCCATCATTAATTGGGTCTAAAAACATTCTTATTACCACTAACATGGTGTCATCACAAAATACTGCCAATGAATCATCAAATGCATTGAAAAGAAAACGAGAAGATGATGACGATGACGATGATGGGCCGGTTTCCGTAGTGTAG